The following are from one region of the Microbacterium sp. cx-55 genome:
- a CDS encoding GmrSD restriction endonuclease domain-containing protein, whose protein sequence is MTNPEQSNQWFLEATHHTVSWFWKRHKAEELELKPPYQRNPVWQEKQQAALMDTILRGYPVPELYLQTRVDADGDETYIVVDGQQRIRACLTFIAGDVPLGDESGTLAGSYFDDLTDDQRRQVFQYKFVVRELPSLADAEIRDIFGRLNRNNIALNAQELRHSTYWGEFIKTMESLSSNDFWVTSGVFTANDIRRMLDIEYVSELAVSLLYGLQNKKSNLDKYYRNFESEFPDRETAVSTFSAVLGELSQLLSWPTDLRWKKKTDFYSLFLVLADRVTDLPFDRKTRADIAQKLASLSTAIDAYIKDPEAPGPVAQARGYGRAAARAASDLANRRARSIALSSYLFDLPYELEEPEELEELEP, encoded by the coding sequence ATGACTAATCCTGAGCAGTCGAATCAGTGGTTCCTGGAGGCGACCCACCACACAGTCTCTTGGTTCTGGAAGCGGCACAAGGCGGAGGAGCTGGAACTCAAGCCTCCGTACCAGAGAAACCCCGTCTGGCAGGAAAAACAGCAGGCGGCGTTGATGGACACGATCCTGCGCGGATATCCGGTACCGGAGCTCTACTTGCAGACGCGGGTGGATGCTGACGGAGACGAAACCTATATCGTCGTGGACGGCCAACAACGAATCAGGGCGTGCCTCACATTTATTGCGGGCGATGTACCCCTTGGCGACGAGTCCGGCACGCTTGCCGGTTCCTACTTCGATGACCTCACCGATGATCAGAGGAGGCAAGTCTTCCAGTACAAGTTTGTCGTTCGTGAGCTTCCTTCGCTCGCCGATGCAGAAATTCGTGACATCTTCGGCCGCTTAAATAGGAACAACATCGCTCTCAACGCTCAGGAGCTTCGACACTCCACCTACTGGGGCGAATTCATAAAGACCATGGAGTCGCTCTCGAGTAACGACTTCTGGGTTACCTCAGGGGTGTTTACCGCTAACGACATTCGCCGCATGCTCGACATCGAGTATGTGAGCGAACTCGCCGTTTCGCTTCTCTACGGCCTCCAGAATAAGAAATCTAACCTTGACAAGTACTATCGGAACTTCGAGTCAGAATTCCCGGACCGCGAAACCGCAGTCTCGACTTTCTCGGCTGTCCTGGGGGAGCTATCACAGCTCCTCTCCTGGCCGACCGATCTCCGGTGGAAAAAGAAGACAGATTTCTACTCGCTATTCCTCGTCCTAGCGGACCGCGTCACAGATCTACCGTTCGACCGAAAAACGCGCGCTGACATCGCCCAGAAGCTTGCTTCGCTTTCAACGGCCATCGACGCCTATATAAAGGATCCTGAAGCGCCTGGCCCAGTGGCCCAGGCCAGGGGATACGGACGGGCGGCCGCCCGCGCCGCCTCAGACCTCGCCAACCGGCGAGCTCGGTCCATCGCACTGTCGAGCTACTTGTTCGATCTGCCGTACGAGCTCGAAGAGCCCGAAGAGCTTGAAGAGCTTGAGCCGTAG